In Paramormyrops kingsleyae isolate MSU_618 chromosome 5, PKINGS_0.4, whole genome shotgun sequence, one DNA window encodes the following:
- the LOC111848177 gene encoding inactive rhomboid protein 2, with the protein MASHGYSHSNTRLQSKKPPSLKIAIPPPDVNHGADSACQPLSSDLGVQSEDGTVVGGRRPAFERQTSLSQSIRRGTAQWFGVGDDCESKHMQWRRKSMQHCSQRYGRLKAQYREQEAPSLDQGLESPGAYRMPKIVDPLARGRPFRYPDEPDRPRTPHMTPIPLTPGMSSLCSFSSQRSGYARMPRRKRESVARMSIRAASNLLKGRPVMLSSQAGRTIPRRSFAQHSWLEEDTVDTADTSDSVFFSKVDAHYEAYSIPDDVFESPPLSATCSSHQQPHFEEPALKEAEPSVKLPLSIKKDLGPRLPGEPRPQRGQRIASRVKHFAFDRHKRQYGMGVVGKWLNRHYRRSISSQVQKQLDDFHSHRPYFTYWITCVHVVITLLAVGTYGFAPVGFAQHSTTQLVLRNKGVYESVKYTQQENFWIGPSSEDLIHLGAKFSPCIRQDEQISKLIQQAKDLERESGCCVQNDNSGCVQTLRTDCSETLATFIKWNAENLDITRSSGSVCNQDPRICEEPASAAPHIWPDDITQWPICTFPRKWNHTGYRHMDCSIKGRPCCIGTKGRCEITTREYCTFMHGYFHEEATLCSQVHCLDDVCGLLPFLNPDVPDQFYRLWLSLFLHAGLLHCLVSVVFQMTVLRDLEKLAGWARIAIIYIFSGITGNLGSALFVPYRAEVGPAGSQFGLLACLFVELFQGWQMLEKPWNAFLKLLGIVLFLFLCGMLPWIDNIAHIFGFLSGLLLSFAFLPYVTFGTFDKYRKRVLIAVSLLVYVGLLSSLVVWFYIYPIHWTWLEHLTCLPFTSKFCEKYDIDHVLH; encoded by the exons ATGGCATCACATGGGTACAGCCACTCTAACACCCGTCTGCAGAGCAAGAAACCACCCAGCCTGAAGATCGCCATCCCACCTCCGGATGTCAACCACGGGGCCGACTCTGCCTGCCAG CCCTTGAGCTCTGACCTGGGTGTCCAGTCTGAAGATGGCACggtggtggggggcaggaggcCGGCCTTTGAGAggcagacctccctctcccagAGCATCCGCAG GGGCACGGCGCAGTGGTTCGGTGTCGGGGACGACTGCGAGAGCAAGCACATGCAGTGGCGGCGCAAGAGCATGCAGCACTGCAGCCAGCGGTACGGCAGACTGAAGGCGCAGTACCGCGAGCAGGAGGCACCCAGCCTGGACCAGGGCCTGGAGTCGCCGGGGGCCTACAGAATGCCCaag ATAGTGGACCCTCTGGCCCGGGGTCGGCCTTTCCGCTACCCCGATGAGCCGGACCGGCCGCGGACGCCTCACATGACCCCCATACCGCTGACCCCGGGCATGAGCTCGCTCTGCTCCTTCTCCAGCCAGCGCTCCGGCTACGCCCGCATGCCGCGCCGCAAACGGGAATCCGTGGCCCGTATGAGCATCCGCGCCGCCTCCAACCTTCTCAAG GGTCGCCCCGTGATGCTGAGCTCCCAGGCCGGCCGCACCATCCCCCGCCGCAGCTTCGCCCAGCACAGCTGGCTGGAAGAGGACACCGTGGACACGGCCGATACCTCAGACTCCGTGTTCTTCAGCAAG GTCGACGCCCATTACGAGGCGTACTCCATACCCGATGATGTGTTCGAGTCCCCGCCTCTGTCGGCAACCTGCAGCAGCCACCAGCAGCCACACTTCGAGGAACCAGCACTCAAGGAGGCGGAGCCTTCTGTAAAATT GCCCCTGTCGATCAAGAAGGACCTGGGCCCGCGGCTGCCCGGAGAGCCCCGCCCCCAGCGTGGCCAGCGCATCGCATCACGTGTCAAGCACTTCGCCTTCGACCGGCACAAGCGGCAGTACGGCATGGGTGTGGTGGGCAAGTGGCTGAACCGGCATTACCGGCGCAGCATCAGCAGCCAGGTGCAGAAGCAGCTGGACGACTTCCACAGTCACAG GCCATACTTCACCTACTGGATCACGTGCGTGCACGTCGTCATCACCCTCCTGGCCGTCGGCACCTACGGCTTCGCCCCCGTCGGCTTCGCCCAGCATTCGACCACTCAGCTG GTGCTCCGAAACAAGGGTGTCTACGAGAGCGTGAAATATACCCAGCAGGAGAACTTCTGGATCGGGCCCAGCTCA GAAGATCTCATCCACCTCGGGGCGAAGTTCTCCCCCTGCATTCGACAGGATGAGCAGATTTCCAAGCTCATCCAGCAAGCCAAGGACTTGGAGAGGGAATCAGGCTGCTGTGTGCAGAATGACAACTCCGGCTGTGTACAGACACTGAGAACAGACTGCTCG GAGACACTGGCCACCTTTATAAAATGGAATGCGGAGAATTTGGACATAACGCGCTCGTCTGGCTCTGTTTGTAACCAGGACCCGAg GATCTGTGAGGAGCCAGCCTCAGCGGCACCCCACATCTGGCCCGATGACATCACCCAGTGGCCG ATCTGCACTTTTCCACGCAAGTGGAACCACACTGGGTACAGGCACATGGACTGCAGCATAAAGGGGAGACCTTGCTGTATCGGGACCAAGGGCAG GTGTGAGATTACAACGCGGGAATACTGCACGTTCATGCATGGCTACTTCCACGAGGAGGCCACTCTCTGCTCACAG GTGCACTGCTTAGACGACGTCTGTGGCCTCCTACCGTTCCTCAATCCGGACGTCCCTGACCAGTTCTACCGGCTGTGGCTCTCGCTGTTCCTCCACGCCGG GCTGCTGCACTGCCTGGTCTCCGTGGTCTTCCAGATGACCGTGCTGAGGGACCTGGAGAAGCTGGCTGGCTGGGCGCGCATCGCCATCATCTACATCTTCAGCGGCATCACGGGCAACCTGGGCAGTGCCCTTTTTGTGCCGTACCGGGCGGAG GTGGGACCAGCTGGCTCCCAGTTTGGGCTCCTGGCCTGCCTGTTTGTGGAGCTCTTCCAGGGGTGGCAGATGCTGGAAAAGCCATGGAATGCCTTCTTGAAGCTTCTGGGAATCGTGCTCTTTCTGTTCCTGTGCGGCATGCTACCGTGGATTGACAACATCGCCCACATCTTCGGCTTCCTCAGCGGCCTGCTGCTGTCCTTTGCTTTCCTGCCCTATGTCACCTTCGGCACCTTTGACAAGTACCGGAAGCGGGTGCTCATCGCCGTGTCGCTGCTGGTCTACGTGGGTCTGCTCTCCTCCCTGGTGGTCTGGTTCTACATCTACCCCATCCACTGGACTTGGCTAGAGCATCTCACCTGTCTGCCCTTCACCAGCAAGTTCTGTGAGAAGTATGACATCGACCACGTTCTGCACTAG